One genomic segment of Plasmodium vivax chromosome 9, whole genome shotgun sequence includes these proteins:
- a CDS encoding heat shock factor binding protein 1 containing protein (encoded by transcript PVX_091665A): MNSGDGRRGVGPPNSYCPPYRSASISLDPNKSSTAMAYSMPPNDAKNLHMDSKSDDIEMYVENMLNELKGKMQNLSNNLLSKVDNMEKSLDELEHAMLSFSSKADG, from the coding sequence ATGAACAGCGGAGACGGTCGCAGGGGGGTGGGGCCGCCCAACAGCTACTGCCCGCCCTACCGCAGCGCGTCCATCTCGCTAGACCCAAACAAGAGCAGCACCGCAATGGCGTACAGCATGCCCCCAAACGATGCGAAGAACCTCCACATGGATTCCAAGTCAGACGATATCGAAATGTACGTAGAGAATATGCTTAATGAactgaaggggaaaatgcaGAACTTGTCCAACAATTTGCTGAGCAAGGTGGACAACATGGAGAAGTCCCTGGATGAGTTGGAGCACGCCATGTTGAGTTTTTCCAGCAAGGCGGACGGGTGA